A stretch of the Melitaea cinxia chromosome 14, ilMelCinx1.1, whole genome shotgun sequence genome encodes the following:
- the LOC123659453 gene encoding serine/threonine-protein kinase SMG1: protein FLRQCVVIFIFWEQILVMLSTSANSKVKSAKLSDNIDVPDRDEIGHENTTDDKVRGYVGSYDVPSSFGGPRDSRFRSRGRVTEFRHSRGGSRGGTRGRGGFPPRGDRDENSYKYHESLAVTNNENWSQGNNNKFYERSDLVVNLPEDPRISKLLRRLCAEVDVEKSIAICTKLQDAVMMPENVRYIRRSYDILVESLLDVLYDAPSPETKECAAVVLGRIGFVMGPDFRKHLDWIMSTYSVRNTSIKHLLILSFSETFQLDFQNPSLADFAEITLNKLQTIIEAADSANVFMAAINAMIVMSNSYPEYFANHFVDTVDILVGWHVDNAQPKKIKEFALQSLFKLSRHWQADVGFSVNLLNQFVEDMVAYSNDLDSNKSDKDGEVNSYEECMQKIPSFLNVFNTVVKSLGTLLSPNVSQTVSWTFLTDALSKILQVMNETLKEEAESDLILAGNECITLLLKYLQNKSSPGLPALYSLISMEIEKYLQVEETVCLSIINLISTTIKEIASNLPIEFITQIIGPGSLLRPLRFSDNTHILHGEMSIYSNLLNLKNIPLLQEAYKFVLSDIQNSYSILLPDIQIIEVEYSEDFTKDDAEKCVIFCLQCLSDLANASNSIIGMWALQPSILELLAIKMTPHHEILMKERPALQYAILYLLYSHCKKNNHFIASSDLVTNSQQRANDLFGLSNLSLGEVSNSSPTSGHLAVILNTLSIVLDEQMSNETLSLILTWISDIFCQLDKYLPLVSMSKNFLLLITNMLALAHSFDSHIVLLVIKNFHFLLKNKNMVWNMLLLKTLAVLCTLHIDNKNKALADICKQVLFELPWDIVQQEFDKQTVKIFSSRKDSNLVINCDTKLNSFKEYLMRGSFSSLPNHHFKAIINCLMHTNMDDKNFLLDIFVSSWPLQDTDENNLLFFRQCSTNFTSICVSWALSELAQTCIIQKLRTVLGKPQETFTKIEGTLKGIAREISSMETKYIAGDKKLLEIVVSEQVRVRCFVEFMMFLEKYTYNAAEGTAVVLPAVAKPVKTFFHTNWPTCREWQNRVRSAALAVSIYGGHYGAAIYHASLILQNAAANYAHTNIDVEAITMSVARALIKIKEPEVLHGLYVWIKQTFDLKLSWLIGAEEQANSRFELAADFYKKLYNCNSENDDNEIGISQSDIKVNRFIDDQILESYKNIQSWEDMEEWKENTKLCKHTSPWELYTDLKMFEENNEIPELCNWNILDTEANELYKHSCSYQGLMDKIETSLISSALKIYNNDFDEKYEEMLNRCEELLNISAEEFARNNSVHFLKDVAVMQLANHGLMNVIKNGKAVTNPFKPSALKENIYGTEMKNLTRILWWHQYFTKLNMTEENVFYNECLRLDVIKSARKNANLLMAKRELLKHFKNNPAFQLCLNVNSLEEVGDVLLLSTNTYDLDIWTLNNATALTELCKVTYAKDDSKVQAINLCASISLGFSQKLAMSEQSYELREKGTRMLLTLSKWVQNENENILDNDSPLTKLVSALPEIGLVDNNISENVIPLTDSAVGKLLQFGVNQCPGLAKAWASFAAWCFRWGRKMVEFSSKTREQLTDNDKLQIESVMIGCSPQDFEAVCEILSKTKATCDEEDIDWNEINTSEMIENQLRTVPSLNNAFPEHLALLVDIWRQAQKRVFSYFELSADAYFKFLQLICASDYINHSGENAVVNATLRLLRLIVKHAMELQTVLESGLANTPTQPWKVIIPQLFSRLNHPETYVRKCVSDLLCRLAEDTPHLITFPAVVGAVENEQNSFTDLHVPKSFLSNDDADSDDDLDLEDSGSDKVVNNELNSCFLDMVETLAKQAPKTILQVKLLVKELQRINLLWDELCLGTLVQHHTEFNKRLTQLETEIAKVKNNVNLTPEEKEKLIKEKHRIIFEPIVFVLEQLNQITSAEPETPHEIAFQNKFQAIIVDVIDKLKNPSNPEKPQESWAPLKQLQIKLQQKVNKRTSYILKMSDISPILSEMKNTVITMPGLHTNQRTVRVTIKSIENNVAILPTKTRPKKLVFYGSDGKSYTYLFKGLEDLHLDERIMQLLSITNTMLARDSENNDNQTYRARHYSVIPLGPRSGLISWVDNVTPLFALYKRWQNREAAIQSAKTNKTVNVLRPSELFYNKLNPLLKEAGISTENRKEWPVSILKQVLEELSAETPRDLLWRELWCSSVNPEQWWQMTRRYSYSVAVMSTIGYIIGLGDRHLDNVLVDLTSGEVVHIDYNVCFEKGKTLRVPEKVPFRMTPNLVTALGVTGVEVSWIRVTC from the coding sequence ATCTAAGCTTTTGCGCCGTTTGTGCGCCGAAGTTGATGTTGAAAAATCTATTGCTATATGTACCAAGCTGCAGGACGCGGTAATGATGCCAGAAAATGTACGTTATATCAGAAGATCTTATGATATATTAGTAGAATCACTATTAGACGTGCTATATGATGCGCCAAGCCCCGAAACTAAGGAGTGTGCAGCTGTGGTACTCGGTAGAATTGGCTTCGTCATGGGACCCGATTTTCGCAAACACCTGGATTGGATAATGTCTACATATTCGGTTCGTAACACATCAATAAAACATCTGCTCATTCTATCATTCTCAGAGACGTTTCAACTTGACTTTCAAAATCCAAGTTTAGCGGATTTTGCTGAAATAACTTTGAATAAACTGCAAACCATTATTGAAGCTGCAGATTCAGCCAATGTTTTTATGGCTGCTATAAATGCAATGATAGTCATGTCAAATTCCTATCCCGAATACTTTGCTAATCATTTTGTTGATACAGTAGACATTCTAGTTGGCTGGCATGTAGATAATGCTCAACCAAAGAAAATTAAGGAATTCGCCTTACAATCCTTGTTTAAACTTAGTCGTCATTGGCAGGCAGATGTTGGGTTTTCTGTAAACTTATTAAATCAGTTTGTCGAGGATATGGTGGCCTATTCCAACGACTTGGATTCAAATAAAAGTGACAAAGATGGAGAAGTAAATTCATATGAAGAGTGTATGCAAAAGATTCCATCTTTTTTAAACGTCTTTAATACTGTTGTTAAAAGCTTGGGTACTCTATTAAGTCCCAATGTGTCACAAACAGTTTCCTGGACCTTTTTGACAGATGCTCTGTCGAAAATTCTTCAAGTGATGAATGAGACTCTAAAGGAAGAAGCAGAATCGGATCTTATTCTCGCAGGTAATGAATGCATAACattgctattaaaatatttgcaaaacaAATCATCACCTGGCCTACCTGCTTTATATTCCTTAATATCTAtggaaatagaaaaatatttacaagtagAAGAGACTGTATGTCTCAGTATCATAAACTTGATATCGACCACAATAAAAGAAATTGCATCCAATTTACCTATAGAATTTATAACTCAGATAATAGGTCCAGGATCACTATTACGACCCTTGCGCTTTTCTGATAATACCCATATTTTACATGGTGAAATGTCTATATACAGTAATCTgcttaatttgaaaaatatccCTTTATTGCAAGAAGCTTATAAATTTGTGTTGAGTGATATACAAAACTCATATTCCATTTTATTACCGGACATCCAGATAATTGAAGTTGAATACTCTGAAGATTTCACAAAAGATGACGCTGAAAAATGTGTTATATTCTGTCTGCAATGTTTGTCTGACTTAGCAAATGCAAGTAATTCTATCATAGGAATGTGGGCATTACAACCTAGTATTCTAGAGTTGCTAGCAATCAAAATGACTCCACACcatgaaattttaatgaaagaaaGACCTGCATTACAGTATGCCATATTATACTTGCTTTATTCTCATTGCAAGAAGAATAACCATTTTATTGCTTCAAGTGACTTGGTGACAAACTCACAACAAAGAGCCAATGACTTATTTGGATTATCTAACCTTTCATTAGGAGAAGTTTCCAACTCCAGTCCTACTTCAGGTCACCTTGCTGTTATCTTAAACACTTTAAGCATTGTCCTTGATGAACAAATGTCAAATGAGACATTAAGTCTTATATTAACTTGGATATCAGACATATTTTGCCAGCTGGATAAATATTTGCCATTAGTCAGCATGTCAAAGAATTTCCTTTTATTGATAACAAATATGCTCGCTTTGGCACACAGTTTCGATAGCCACATTGTTCTGCTTGTTATTAAGAATTTCCATTTTCTGCTCAAAAATAAGAATATGGTTTGGAATATGCTTTTACTAAAAACATTAGCTGTTTTGTGTACattacatatagataataaaaacaagGCGTTAGCTGATATTTGCAAACAGGTTTTATTTGAGCTGCCATGGGATATAGTTCAGCAAGAGTTTGATAAGCaaacagttaaaatattttcaagtagGAAAGATAGCAATTTGGTTATTAATTGTGACACAAAACTAAATTCATTTAAAGAGTACTTAATGCGAGGCTCATTTTCTAGTCTGCCTAATCATCATTTTAAAGCCATTATAAATTGTCTCATGCACACAAATATGGATGATAAAAATTTTCTGCTCGACATTTTTGTTTCATCCTGGCCATTGCAAGACACCgatgaaaataatttactgtTCTTCCGGCAGTGTTCAACAAATTTTACATCTATTTGTGTGAGTTGGGCACTGTCTGAATTGGCTCAAACATGTATAATCCAAAAGCTTAGGACAGTGCTAGGTAAACCACAAGAAACCTTTACTAAAATAGAAGGAACTCTAAAAGGAATTGCTCGGGAAATAAGTTCGATGGAAACAAAGTATATAGCTGGAGACAAAAAGCTATTAGAGATTGTTGTATCCGAACAAGTAAGAGTACGATGTTTTGTAGAGTTTATGATGTTTTtggaaaaatatacatacaatgcAGCTGAAGGAACAGCTGTTGTTCTACCTGCTGTTGCAAAACCAGTCAAAACATTCTTTCATACTAATTGGCCAACTTGTCGAGAATGGCAAAATCGTGTACGCTCCGCGGCTCTTGCAGTTAGTATCTACGGTGGTCATTACGGGGCTGCCATTTATCATGCTTCATTGATATTACAAAATGCCGCAGCTAACTACGCCCATACTAATATTGACGTAGAAGCCATAACAATGAGTGTTGCACGCGCTCTTATAAAGATTAAAGAACCAGAAGTGCTACATGGTTTATACGTGTGGATAAAGCAAACATTTGATTTGAAGCTGTCATGGCTTATCGGAGCGGAAGAACAAGCAAATTCTCGTTTTGAATTAGCAGCCGATTTTTATAAGAAGTTGTACAATTGCAATTCGgaaaatgatgataatgaaataGGCATTTCTCAATCCGATATTAAAGTAAATAGATTTATTGATGATCAAATACTGgaaagttacaaaaatatacaaagctGGGAAGATATGGAAGAATGGAAAGAAAATACTAAACTCTGCAAACACACATCTCCTTGGGAGTTATACACAGACCTAAAAATGTttgaagaaaataatgaaattcCAGAACTCTGCAACTGGAATATACTCGATACAGAAgctaatgaattatataaacacTCTTGCTCGTATCAAGgcttaatggataaaattgAAACGTCATTAATATCATCAgcactaaaaatttataataatgactTTGATGAAAAATATGAAGAAATGCTCAACAGATGCGAAGAGTTACTAAACATCAGTGCTGAAGAATTCGCTAGAAACAATTCTGTTCATTTCTTAAAAGATGTTGCAGTAATGCAATTAGCTAATCACGGTTTAatgaatgttattaaaaatggaaAAGCAGTTACGAATCCCTTTAAACCTTCGgccttaaaagaaaatatatatggaaCTGAAATGAAAAACTTAACTCGTATTCTGTGGTGGCATCAGTATTTCACGAAGTTGAATATGACGGAAGAAAACGTATTTTACAACGAATGTCTCAGATTAGATGTGATAAAAAGCGCACGAAAGAACGCGAATTTGTTGATGGCAAAAAGGgaacttttaaaacatttcaaaaataatccCGCTTTTCAACTGTGCCTAAACGTAAACAGCTTAGAAGAAGTGGGTGATGTACTTCTTTTGTCGACAAATACATATGATCTAGATATATGGACACTTAATAATGCCACTGCATTGACTGAACTTTGTAAAGTGACTTATGCGAAAGATGACTCAAAGGTACAAGCTATTAATCTTTGTGCAAGTATATCACTTGGATTTTCTCAGAAGTTAGCAATGAGTGAGCAAAGCTACGAGCTACGTGAAAAAGGAACTAGAATGCTTTTGACTCTTTCCAAATGGGTTCAAAATGAAAATGAGAATATATTAGATAATGATTCGCCTTTGACAAAATTAGTATCTGCTTTACCAGAGATTGGCCTAGTTGACAATAACATCTCGGAAAATGTAATTCCACTTACTGATTCTGCTGTtggaaaattattacaatttggtGTCAATCAATGTCCTGGTCTAGCTAAAGCATGGGCGAGTTTTGCTGCATGGTGTTTCAGATGGGGTCGCAAAATGGTTGAGTTTAGTTCTAAAACTCGTGAACAACTTACTGATAACGATAAACTTCAAATAGAAAGTGTTATGATAGGATGCTCACCCCAAGATTTTGAAGCGGTTTgtgaaatattatcaaaaacaaaagcaactTGTGACGAGGAAGATATAGATTGGAATGAAATTAATACGTCTGAAATGATTGAAAATCAGTTGCGCACGGTACCATCTTTAAACAACGCTTTTCCCGAACACCTTGCTCTGCTTGTTGATATCTGGCGCCAAGCTCAAAAAAGAGTTTTCTCATATTTCGAATTATCAGCTGATGCTTACTTCAAATTTTTGCAGTTGATTTGTGCTTCCGACTACATAAATCATAGTGGAGAAAATGCAGTTGTAAATGCAACACTACGACTATTGCGGCTAATCGTTAAACATGCAATGGAACTGCAAACTGTTCTTGAATCAGGATTAGCGAATACACCTACTCAACCATGGAAAGTTATAATTCCTCAATTGTTTTCGAGACTTAACCATCCAGAAACTTACGTCAGAAAATGTGTTTCTGATCTTTTGTGTAGATTAGCAGAGGATACGCCACACTTAATTACATTTCCTGCTGTTGTTGGTGCCGTGGAAAATGAGCAAAACAGTTTTACGGACCTTCATGTTCCGAAATCATTTTTGTCCAATGACGATGCGGATAGCGATGATGACTTAGATTTAGAAGACTCAGGTAGTGACAAAGTTGTCAATAATGAATTAAACTCGTGTTTCTTGGATATGGTAGAAACTTTAGCTAAGCAAGCTCCGAAAACTATTTTGcaagtaaaattattagtaaaagAGTTACAAAGAATAAATTTACTATGGGATGAACTATGTCTTGGAACTTTGGTACAACATCACACTGAATTCAACAAACGTCTAACGCAGTTAGAAACTGAAATCGCAAAGGTGAAAAACAACGTAAACCTTACACCAGAAGAGAAGGAAAAacttattaaagaaaaacatcGAATCATATTTGAGCCTATAGTCTTTGTCTTAGAGCAACTTAATCAAATAACTTCAGCTGAACCGGAAACTCCTCATGAAATAGCATTCCAAAATAAATTTCAAGCTATTATTGTCGATGTTATAGACAAATTGAAAAATCCATCGAACCCAGAAAAGCCTCAAGAATCGTGGGCGCCATTGAAACAACTACAGATTAAGTTACAGcagaaagtaaataaaagaaCATCTTACATCTTGAAAATGTCGGATATAAGTCCAATACTATCCGAAATGAAAAATACTGTTATCACTATGCCTGGCCTGCATACGAATCAAAGGACTGTAAGAGTGACTATAAAATCTATAGAAAATAATGTCGCTATTCTTCCAACCAAGACCAGACCAAAAAAGTTGGTATTTTATGGTTCCGATGGCAAATCATATACGTATCTTTTTAAAGGTCTTGAAGATTTACATTTAGATGAAAGAATAATGCAACTTTTGTCGATAACGAATACTATGCTAGCTCGCGATTCGGAAAATAATGACAACCAGACGTACAGAGCTCGTCATTACTCAGTTATACCTCTTGGACCTCGATCAGGTCTTATAAGTTGGGTAGATAACGTTACACCATTGTTTGCTTTATACAAGCGTTGGCAAAATCGCGAAGCTGCCATTCAGTCAGCAAAGACGAATAAAACTGTAAACGTTCTTCGTCCATCTGAGCTATTTTACAATAAGCTCAATCCACTGCTGAAAGAAGCTGGAATATCGACCGAGAATAGAAAGGAGTGGCCAGTGTCGATTTTGAAGCAAGTCTTAGAAGAGCTCTCGGCAGAGACTCCGCGTGATCTCCTGTGGAGAGAATTGTGGTGCAGCAGTGTGAATCCGGAACAGTGGTGGCAAATGACTCGTCGCTATAGTTACTCGGTTGCCGTGATGAGTACGATCGGTTATATTATCGGTTTGGGAGATAGACATTTAGATAATGTATTAGTGGACTTGACATCCGGTGAGGTTGTGCATATAGACTATAATGTGTGTTTCGAGAAAGGCAAGACTCTCCGTGTGCCTGAGAAGGTGCCGTTTAGGATGACTCCCAACTTGGTAACGGCTCTTGGTGTGACCGGCGTTGAG